The Bradysia coprophila strain Holo2 chromosome IV unlocalized genomic scaffold, BU_Bcop_v1 contig_81, whole genome shotgun sequence genome has a window encoding:
- the LOC119072465 gene encoding E3 ubiquitin-protein ligase RNF25: protein MEVLMDEVESLEAILMDDVKIVRNSEGGVELIETTVLPTVGEDVDRQYVCITLQVIPCEQYPDVKPKWNLRNSRGLDDMSINKIRKAIEEKLHEAVGQPVVFDLIEVIREHLTDSNLPSGQCVICLYGFQDGDEFTKTICYHYLHSYCLARHLIASHKNYEEELEKLPVWQQKSSKPFQPCCPVCREVIDNDVQPLSQCRPPNELLQAPLFEVTTELRGLQEKMSNLFMRQKSRGGIIDLNAEDNNVISIDSEDEASKSRESFVNAADVVTTNTNRPINGNAARSNKNPQRKPDIPANRSDDSQNNKSSHYGHTGRRQGGRRDDHRHHHQRRRHEFHHQNGADQANTTSSNQQPCGSNQR from the exons ATGGAAGT ACTCATGGATGAAGTGGAATCGTTGGAAGCGATTTTGATGGATGACGTGAAAATTGTTCGGAATTCTGA GGGTGGTGTCGAACTGATTGAAACCACTGTCCTGCCGACTGTTGGCGAAGACGTCGACAGACAGTACGTGTGCATAACTCTGCAAGTTATTCCTTGTGAACAATATCCCGATGTCAAACCGAAATGGAATCTACGAAATTCGCGAGGATTGGACGATATGTCCATCAATAAGATACGAAAGGCGATCGAAGAAAAACTGCATGAAGCTGTCGGTCAACCGGTGGTTTTCGATTTAATCGAAGTTATACGAGAACATTTGACTGATAGCAATCTTCCGTCGGGACAGTGTGTCATCTGCCTGTATGGCTTTCAAGACGGTGACGAATTTACCAAAACAATTTGTTATCACTATCTGCACAGCTACTGTCTGGCCAGGCATTTGATTGCGTCGCACAAGAACTATGAAGAAGAATTGGAAAAGCTGCCAGTCTGGCAACAGAAATCTTCGAAGCCATTCCAG CCATGCTGTCCCGTTTGCCGAGAAGTGATCGACAATGACGTTCAACCGTTGTCTCAATGCCGGCCGCCAAATGAGTTACTTCAAGCTCCTCTTTTTGAAGTTACCACCGAATTGAGAGGTCTTCAGGAAAAGATGTCCAATTTGTTCATGCGCCAAAAGAGTCGCGGTGGCATCATTGACCTGAATGCAGAGGATAATAATGTGATTTCGATTGACAGTGAAGATGAG GCGAGTAAAAGTCGCGAATCATTTGTCAATGCAGCTGATGTGGTGACTACCAATACGAATCGGCCAATTAATGGAAACGCAGCGCGTTCGAATAAAAATCCTCAACGGAAACCCGATATTCCGGCTAACAGATCCGATGACAGTCAGAACAACAAGAGCTCTCATTATGGTCACACCGGACGGCGTCAAGGCGGCAGGCGTGACGATCATCGTCATCACCATCAAAGGCGACGGCACGAGTTCCACCATCAAAATGGTGCTGACCAGGCGAACACAACATCATCAAATCAGCAGCCGTGTGGATCGAATCAAAGATGA